Below is a window of Acanthochromis polyacanthus isolate Apoly-LR-REF ecotype Palm Island chromosome 18, KAUST_Apoly_ChrSc, whole genome shotgun sequence DNA.
ACACAACTGACTCTGATGAAACAGAGAGTGTGTAACAGTTTGGAGAAATAGATTGTGTAATGCTGTTTGATGAAAGAGTGTAAAACAGGTGCAGGGTGACAGATGGAGTAAAACACTCCAGCAGATAAAACGATATTTAGGGGGGTTTGTATATGAAAgaacttctttttttggttCTGCAAATAATACGTGGAACCAGGACGGTTCATAAAGTCATTTAACTATTttgcaaaccaaaaaaaaactctacCAAACACATCCATTTaattatatttgtaaaaatgttgacATACCGTGCAATCCATACCTTTAAACCGAAATATTAAGAAGATGAAACCGTGTGTGCTCACCAGAAATGCTGGAATTGTCTTTGGTTGCATATGCAGGCAGTCCTTCGTCTCTGTTTTTGTGAACCTGGAAATCACATAAAGTGGGTGAGTGTTTCATTTACAAGCTGCACATTATATAGTAGAATAACAGCAGAGCATAAGAACAGCAGTGTGATCCTGACTGTTTGATGTcattaagtgtttttttctaaCACCTGCTtttattgtctcattttcaggatttcattagatttttttgtagaatttaACTCTTACTTGACAAACATCGTGTCCCTGGTTTGCTCTGTTTTTAACAACCCAATGTGATGATTTACTCTGGAGTATGTGGGTTTGAGGTTTATGCTTTCTTCCCTCTCTGAAATCTGTGAGACATGCTGGCAGTATGTTACTCAGTGGATAATCTAACTAGTTAAAAATGCTCCTCCTCTCGCTGCTCTCGGAGGCCTGGTTAATGTGGGAGTCGACAGGTTAAAGATTAGAGCTGCCCTAACAGGCTGGGGTGACAGAGGGAGAACAAACACATTGTGGCCATTAAACAATCCACGCCTGGGCCTATTAGCCGGGATCAGAGTGGGGTGACTGCTTCAATTTCTACAGGGAGAAAGCGGCCTATCAATCTGCTTATGCAGATCACACCGCTGCCTGACTGCAGCaccatttaaataataattagctAAAGTGGCCTGTGGGGATATTTACGTTTTTGTAAGCTGTGTCCTCTCGGTGAGGAGGGGTGGAGCTGGAGAGAGGCAGGCTGGCAGGGGGGGAGGCGGGCAGGCCGGGGGAGTCCTGGTGGATGGGATCTGAGGAGGATCGAGGGGAGGTGCTGGAATACATGGCACCACTCCCTCTGTCCTTCCCTCGCTCCTCTCCGGCGCTGTCGCTCAGCACTGGGAGGTACAGGTTGCTTTGAGTCTGTGGTGGcctgctgctgaagctctcctcctcctcgtcctcctgctTCGATGACTCCACGTccacctccccctcctcttcgctctctcctccttctgcttCTCCATCGCCTCCACTTTCACTTCCGTAGCTACAGCTGCTAGCGGGCGATAGCCGCTGGTGTCGGTCTGACCCGGCGACCACAACCCCAAAGTCCTCCTCTGTTGCCCCAGCGACTCCTCCACCGTTGCCGTGGAGCTTGGCGATGCTCTCTGCATCTTTTATGACGGGACGGAAAGCAGAGCCATAGCTGGGCTTCCTTGTCTGGAGGGTCGGGGCGTCCAGCAGCTTCAGCCACCCCTCTGATGTCACAGGGCGGAGGTCAGGGGTAATTGTTGTGCACTCTGGGTCAAAAAGTCCAGATCTCTGTGTGGTGGTCCCGTTGTTGGAGGCAATAGTTGAGTTGACACTGTTTCCGTTGCTGCTTACAGCTCCAGATTCACTGGGGTCTGACAGGTCCAGGAAGGCCTGCCGGAGGGAGGGGTTGTCTGCCAGGGAGGAGAGGCTGCTGGGCTGAGGCTGGAGGTAGGTCGGGACAGGGattcctcctgctgctctcgGTGGCCAAAACATGCAGAAAGGAGGATAGAAAGTGTCTTTGCGGCCGGGCCATAAGAGACCAGACAGCCCTGCTCCTTTCTGCCCAGCTGCAACATCGCTATCCTCTTTCTTCTGCTGGCACAGGCCAAACGCTGGGAAGGGATATGGGGAAGGAAAGAGTGACGTGGGAGGGAACTTCTGCAGCATACCGAAGCCTTTGCTAGGGACGGGGATGACAGGGTAGCTACGAGGGGTCTTACGGGGAGACAGACTGTCTCCGTCTAGATCATCGTCGTCTTCGAAGCGGGATCttttctgagcactcaggtcggGTCCCATCATGTGAGGCACCACCGAACCCGACAGACTCTTCATAGCGCCCATGGAGGAGCAGTGAGCAGAGGAGGGCAGCGCTCTCTTTCTGCTGCCTCCGTTGAACATGGCTTTGACATCCTCCCACGCGTAGACCAGCTCATCAGGCGGGTGTTTGTCAGAGAGCTTAAGGTGTCGTCGCCAGGAGTTGAAGTTGGCGGCGTCGGGCTGAGTGTACTTGGCGTCTGGAGTGCGGTGGGAGTGGAAAATGAACTTGTTTGGGGAGAAGTACATGTTGCAGAAGGAGCACTTGATGCATTTGGCCCTGGAGCTGTTGTAGCGCGCCGGGATGAAGTTACCACGGCAACCCCAGGCGCACTCGTGCGTCACGTCGAAGGCAAAGTTGTCGGGCAGTTTGGGTGGCGCATTCTCTCCCAGGAAGGACTTGCAGAGGCGCTCGGCTTCACGCTTGGTGATCATTCCGCAGCGCCGCGACGAGATGGGCATGGCTCCGGCCCGGCGGAGGATCTCCAGCTGGACCGGGGTGCACTGGACGCAGGTGATGCCCAGCGCCACGCGGCGGTTATGGATCTCATTATAGCTGTAGTTCTTGAGGAGGGTGTTGGAAATCTGCGCCAGGCAAAGCCTCTCATTGTTGTCGATGACCAGCGACACGATGGGGACGCCGTACAGGATGACCTGACCCACCTGGTTGGGTTTGAGGggcgaggaggaagaggagggagagggcgaggacaaggaggaggaagaggagtgcAGATGGGTGGGCCTGGGCGGCGTCAGGGGTTCCTGCTGATAAGAGCCTGTGGAGCTCGTCATTATGATGTCATTAGTGCTGGCGAGATGGGCCTTGTCCATAGTTAGAGAAGATCTGGCTGTACGGCAACCTGtttgaaaagagagagagaaaaaagatcCACGTGTTCAGGATTTTACCATGAAAGAGTTTAAACACACTCCCTTTCTTTCTGTATTATacatcatttaaatatttaaataattactCACAATACATAAATTCCACTGCATAAGTAGAAATAATCTGAAGCTGcgtaacatttttttaaaagagtaaAGAGAAGACTAatgatcatttttaattaaatgaatcCCATTTATAGTCGactttttaaaatctccttttaaattaaaatacttcaacatcatttaaaaaatattaattatccTGTCTTACAAAATGCAATTACTCTCATTTAAACTACTcttgtaaaaacagtaaaagcaaaggaagaaacaaaacagatttttttaacacaCTGAATTGTGATTGCTGTGTTACTGagaaagtaaaacattttcatatttttatatcTTCATGAAGCTCCTCtgcacatttaaattaaataaagacaAGCAAATGATGCATTTTACTCAGAGTCTCTGTCCATAAATCTAAAATGtttctgcctgtgtgtgttttcagcagcagagtcAATGAAAGAGgatgagaaaacacacaaggaCAGTATTATCCAGAATTACccccaaacacacagacacggGTACGGGTTCATTTATAATGCTGTGTTTTgatcaataaaaaacaacaactaatatTTAACCTAAAACATTAAACCTGGACCACCTCTGCTAATAAGAGGATAACAGCCGTAGGATGGCTGGATTTTAAACAGCTTACTGCCATTTTTATTCAcattaccattttttaaaactaaaatgtcattttcactttatttaatttagcTGGCTGTGGCACTTTGGTTGCTATGCTTTCTATTTCTTCATCTTAGAAAAAGTATTCctttaattatatatatataaatatctatatttatCGGTTCGTTTTTTTTAAGGCATGGTGTGCAGAAAATTAATTCAGAGCATGACAGTAAATGAATAACAGACACTGTAATGAGCTGtgcttttttctgcattatttcaacaaataatgacatttttgaatTATATACAAAGCAAATTGTTTTATCcttataattatatattatctCAGTGGGGAACATTACCTGAAAACTGGCTTCACTCTTTATAATTTAATAattcacttttaaaataaaaatatttcactcACATCACACTGATAGAAACCTCTGTGCTCATCACGTTtgtttaacagtaaaaaaaaaaaagcaaggatGGAAATTTTGCTAGTTTCAACtaactgaataaataaaccaaacaaatcAAACTGCGGATAAATTTGCAATTAATTGCTATTTATTCAAAGAAACGTTATGAAAACAAGAGAATATAGAAACATAATTAAAAGGAGCccatacaaaaatgtaaaacgaaatgtttaaaatgaacatATTATTACAGCGCAGTAGATTAATATGACACGTAGTAAATGACACCATCTGAAGACTTTAATTTCAAATTACTCAATATATTAAACTATTTTCAGTTTGTCTTCGGCACAAGTCTTATTTCCCTTTCAGGCCTGCTGCGGTAAAACCGACTCACAGCTTCACGTTAGCTTATAAAGAGCAAtattaaacagtttgtttaaacAGCATTAAGGTGCAATATTattaatagcaataataataataatagcaataatgtGTTCTTATTTTACAGCATGATAACTGTAGACAGACCTGCACCGGAATGTGGCACGTTTGAAGCGGtttcacttctttaaatcatttttataaaCAATTTCTGAGGTAACTTTAACAAACATTTAGCATTTTATCTTAATATCAGCGCTTCTTACCTCAGACTTGTGGGAATAATCCCGTCAACAAACTGTCCCGTCACGACGCAGATCGATTTATCCCACGCAGCTGtgaaaaactcatttttaaaaaaaaaaaataacacgaACACGCTGAAATAAAACGAAACTGTATCCGGGAGACACGTGGAATCGGTAACgggctttttttcctctctcactctctccagCTGTGGAGTGAGTCCGCTCGTGAGGTGTGAGTAAACTGCGACGCTCGCGCCGGCTTTATTCCCTTTTCAGAGACTCCACGCGCCGTCCTAATCCgtctcactctctctccccCGATCACTCCCTGCGTCGctcacctctctctctcactctctctctctctctctctctctctctctctctctctctctctctctcacctgcCTCGAGCTTGATTGGCGTGTAGAGCACGAGCTCAGCCCACCGTCCAGGACACACACGTGCGCGCGCACACTCTTTCTCTTCCTTTAGTGACGTGTctctgagctgtcaatcaaaaatcaaacaaacagtgAATTTATGATCATTTTCTGCTAACTTTCCCTCCATATTAGCGACCTaatgaatattattattaaattaatttgaTATTTCCACCCCACACATACACGCGCTCACGCTctctcttcacacacacacgcacgcacgcagcTCCACGCCCAGTCATAACTACAGTAGGAGCCATCAGGATGGGTGTCTGCTGCTCCGCTGAACATGCACCCTGAGTTGCAAATTAATTACCAGCAAACTGATGTTAGAAGTGACTGCTGGCAGCAGAAGAGGCTGGCATTGGAGATGTGGCTCttaaacacagacacagtgTGGAGGAAAAACATTAGCCTGACCATAGGGGCTGgaagagaaaggaggaaaaataaaGGCAGACAGGGCATCAGAGCAGCATTCAGTGCTGTTGCTGGAAATGTGGCTCTTCATACATGTGCAGGCTGGTCCCAGGAGATAAAAAGAGGCTCCCATCACCCAGCAGGGCCTtagaaatgttcattttatttctaaaggGTTCAGATCAGGGATTCCTCTTCAAGCTCCTAAAAACCATCCATGTTGCTGCCACTGAATTACTCCTTCCACTAAAAATATGCAGCAAATTACTGATATGAAGGTGAAGGCCTAAATAAAGTCCATAACCCAGATATGAAGGATCTGAGAAGAGGATCTCATTTAACTCTTCATGGGACTCATGGGGGAGTGGAGTTCCAAATACTGACGGTCCTCGTTAATTAAGGGAGGCTCAGAACTAAGTTGTGCAGATTTTTGGTGTGGCCCTCGCCTTCATCATGAAGGGAAAACATTCAGGTAAGAAGGCAGTTTGAGAACCTGACCCTGACCCTACTTACAATTTGAACTGGATGCTTTAAGAAAAGTAGAGAAAAGTTGGAATAAATTTGCTTTCTGTGGTTGGAGGATTataaaatgcttgtttttattcagaATGAACCCTTCTCAGAGCAAGAAGGGTTAAGGGACATGTTTAAGGGTCCAACAGTGGTTTGGATGGGCCCCTGTTGGACCCTTGAGCATGGAccttaacccttcctgctccTGTGGTGCTGTACCATGACTGACCCTcaacatttcacagtgctgtACAAATGTCTTTGGTCAAATaaaggcttcttcttcttcttcttcttcttctaaagGTGGAATAAACAATTTGGCATGGGGGCAGAGCAGGCAGGGATGAAGGGAAGCATCATGGTGGAATCTGTGAGCCTGacttagaatagaatagaatagaacagaatagaataggaTAGAATAGAACACCCTTCATTAGTACCACAAGGGGAGATTTTcaatgtcacagcagcaaagtgacagtAAGAAAATCAAGAGAACACATTTGTAACTTAAAGACAAAAGATATACGCACTATATACACAATCtacagaagaaaaaatacacacagggATGCTAATGACACAAAATTTATACAAATGAATTGCACTTTGGTTTATTGcacataagataagataagatgtaTTATTCCTTCATAGGCACATTTAGAGCAAACACTGTAGATCCAAAAGGGATGTGGAAGGAATTAAAAAGTACAACAAGGCtgaaaataaagatataatagAGAATGTGTGGATCTTTTACATTACAATTCCGACTACAttgttttgtgattattttttgtctgaaattcattttaaagtattgAAATCCACAGACTTTTAATTCCCATTTCTGCATATTGAGGACtttaagtaaaatacaaaaaatacaaaaaagtgcaatttcatttcaagtttttaGTAAATTCTAAATTATTGTTAGTctggtaaaaatgaaaaataaataaattaaaatctaCTCAATATGGAGATTGGCTCTAATTTAGTTTTTCTCAGCAGCATCTTAATAAACATGAGGgatcactttctttttttattttttttagattcacTCTTAAATTTGTGCGCATGAGCTTCCTGCGTGTGCgcgcgacacacacacacacacacacacacacacacacacacacacacacacacacacacacacacacacacacacacacacacacacacacacagagtataGAGAGCGCGAGCCCCATCTGCTCCTTTTCAAACCAATTTAGCTCGTCACCGCGCGTGCTTTTGTCTCGCGGACGGACGCCACGGGAACAACACGGCGGGGGGTGACGTTGACGAGCACGAGCCGCACGCgcacggtgtgtgtgtgtgtgtgtgtgtgtgggggggggcaGCTATTATTGAAACGGGTGACGTCACAATAGCGAGAcgacaacaaataaaaagatgaaaaacaaataaaacaaaataatgcacTTTTAATAACAAatttcaaacatatttttaaaaagtttcaaTTATTATTTTGGAGTATTTAAAATTGTATGTTATTGCTGAGGTTATtcgctgtattttttttacgtattgtgtatatattttaataCTTTGAAACCACATTTGGCAGtttgctgcattttatttatgtatttgatGTTGTTTAAGGGTGTAGAAAAACGTAAAAATACGCTCATTTTTCAACACTCGCTTTTTTAGAGTGTGTTTCTCAATGACAACAATAaccgttttatttttttaaattgattttttggcttgttttaatcATAATGACACAGTCCTCCCCTCCCTCAGAGAGCTGCTGTCTGACATGTTATCAGAAGCGGAGTATGACTAAACCATGTGAAGCAGGAGAATACAATAGCGCTATTAGCCCCGTTGGAATACAtttcacttcttcttttttttcataatgCATTAGTCTGTCGCCCTACTGAGAAATTAATCATgcgtttaaaaaaagaattgcTTGTGTGACCTCAGAGGGTCAAAgcagggagaaagagaaagaaagagggagtCCAAAAAACCAGAATGAATGAAGAGCTGCAGCACTAAGTGAGCTTGAATCTGTCAATAAATGAAACACGCCCGGGGTGAGTGATTTCCACGCTGAAATGCATCACCTCCTTTCCTCAGAACGCACCGGATCACGTCTGAATTACCACACAGCATCGATCTGATTTTATTATCAAATCATCTCCTTTTGCAAACATTTTGAAACTCGTTGTTTTTGTACGGataatttcttttaatttaaacTGAAAGCCTGTGCTTTACATGAATTTACTGTGGATTTAAAGGCAGATGTAGGCTACAATATGGCGCAGTTTTAATCCTTACTTAATGCTGCGCGTCTTTAAGATTTACAGTGCATTACAATTAACACACATCTTTAATAAATTAGTGgagaaaaacatgaattaaaatgattgctgatgttttattttttataaaaccTTACAGTGGGTTCGGATTCAGAGGGGGTCATTAGTCTTTCCTGCTTCAATACGTTATTGGAATAAAAGAATGCGGAGCCATGATTGGTCTATTTACAGTATTAGTCGTGCCACGTCACAGGCTATTAAGCTGCTTTATCAACAGCTATTTAAAGCAATGGGCCGTCGTGTAAAATCATTTCTTCTTATTCGTATTCTGCAGTTTTTGGGGGTGAATTTGGGTGTTAGATGTGACTTTTTGTGGCCGTATATTAAGCGTTCAGGGCCATCTGTTCTAATTCAGCTTTTATTTGTCGTGCTTCTATTTTTACAGTGCTCCTTGTGAGCTGCTGTGCTCAGTTTGTTAGATGGAACTTGGCCTCAGGCGCTTGTACCAATTAGCAGAACACACCGACCACTAAAGATCCCCATATTTCATCGAAGATCTGACACATTTGCGAGTGAATTATTCAGATAATTTCTGCTGGAAGGCAGGTGATGCAATGATCACAGGAgcagagttttattattatcatcataaATGCACCATAGGGCTGAAATCCTTTACAGAAGAAggcatcatttatttatttaatacaaGAAAAGCAGGAGTTCCTTTGACCACAGTGTAATCAAAGCAAGCTGTAAATGTAAAGATGGAGGAAAATAGTTTTTAATTCATCTAAAATCCAGACAGTTGAGAtgatatttttctaaatgtgcCTGCATGTGTTTATTACAGCTATGGCATAATGGCACCAATTTAAAAGCTGCTCTCACACAACAATTAAAGCCCTCTTTTAACAAAAATCTAACTAAATGAGatctgaaaacacactttttagTTATGTCTTCACATTATATTACAGAAACACGAGATCAgtggtgtccaacatgaggcccgtggtccaaaagtggtcctccagagggtccaatccggccctcaaagtgtaaaaattacagagaagacattaactgcagattgtaaattagtaaaactatacatttaaaatcatttctagaccatgacaagttgttttgatcataaagtaaaataccagattgttcGTTGTTCTTTTGCCGTTTTATGTCtcgcttttgtaatattttgtcttgttttagttgttttttgatttttgtctgacttttgctgtttttttgtcattttctttctcgctcgtgtcatttgtgcaatttttttgtctcgcttttgtcgctTTTCCActattttgttgctttataacttttttgtctaatttttctcacttttttggttttgtttcatgtttttgtctaattatttgccttttttaatattttgtttcttgtttttggaatattttatcttgtttttgttgctttttgtcttttttttttttttgcctgacttttgtcattttgaccaCAAAGTTTGATACTGTatcagatatctgtgactaaatgttgtgttcctttgtagactctctgtgatctggaagttgtaatgtggaaatgataaagtgaggctgaatgttgatgaaatttatcctgtttttctcaagaaacttcaggttgttcatgttgtttcatgaaaagatcatttcttaaatgtgaacaataCCAGAAAGTacgtttttgcactaaaaccaaggaaacattaggagttgtggttatttatcggttattactggtctggtctgggatagactccagcaccccccatgaccctagtgaggataaagcggtggatagagaatggatggatggatgttctgcttcagatcaaactgtggaaccagaactaagatgagtttgactcgaCGTCCAGAGAAATAAATCCTGTCATGAATCTGTCTCGTTGGCTCCACTACTCAGACTGCCTGCAGGTGAAACTGAGAGTAGGTCAACAACACTGTAGGTTCACCTGCTCCAAATCTGTTACTCCAGAGATGTCTGTCAGACGCCTCGCTAAGTTCCAGCACAGAGAAATGTCTGTAAGAACGCTCCCAAACCTGGAAtgtaaaaaaagaccaaaaaaagttGCTTAATTTAAGTAATTGAAAAAGTTTTGAGCCCCTATAATACAGACACGTCTTCCTCTGAGACACCAGCTCCTAAAAATGGAGCAGAGTGTGGAATATACTAATTCCTGCTCATTAAATCTCCGTATGGATCTGTTGCTTTATTATTTAGTGTAACCATGAGACACAGATGCACAAACAGGTGGATCAGAGGTCTTTTTAAATTAGTGACACTATTACTGCTCTTTGTGATTGCTTTGACTCCTCTATCATTCTTAATTAGAGATGAAATGTGTTTGTGAGACTCAGTAGAAACTTTACAGTAACCTCCCTCAACATCATACTTTAATATCCCATTGGtgcattttttctttcccttcaaTCAGCTCAGACGTTTTCTGCATCTTCTATTTCACCAGTGATTTTGTCAAAGACTGAGTGAGGGTATTGTACATTGGGAGCTGCAGATTTATTTACTCAACG
It encodes the following:
- the skor2 gene encoding SKI family transcriptional corepressor 2, which produces MDKAHLASTNDIIMTSSTGSYQQEPLTPPRPTHLHSSSSSLSSPSPSSSSSPLKPNQVGQVILYGVPIVSLVIDNNERLCLAQISNTLLKNYSYNEIHNRRVALGITCVQCTPVQLEILRRAGAMPISSRRCGMITKREAERLCKSFLGENAPPKLPDNFAFDVTHECAWGCRGNFIPARYNSSRAKCIKCSFCNMYFSPNKFIFHSHRTPDAKYTQPDAANFNSWRRHLKLSDKHPPDELVYAWEDVKAMFNGGSRKRALPSSAHCSSMGAMKSLSGSVVPHMMGPDLSAQKRSRFEDDDDLDGDSLSPRKTPRSYPVIPVPSKGFGMLQKFPPTSLFPSPYPFPAFGLCQQKKEDSDVAAGQKGAGLSGLLWPGRKDTFYPPFCMFWPPRAAGGIPVPTYLQPQPSSLSSLADNPSLRQAFLDLSDPSESGAVSSNGNSVNSTIASNNGTTTQRSGLFDPECTTITPDLRPVTSEGWLKLLDAPTLQTRKPSYGSAFRPVIKDAESIAKLHGNGGGVAGATEEDFGVVVAGSDRHQRLSPASSCSYGSESGGDGEAEGGESEEEGEVDVESSKQEDEEEESFSSRPPQTQSNLYLPVLSDSAGEERGKDRGSGAMYSSTSPRSSSDPIHQDSPGLPASPPASLPLSSSTPPHREDTAYKNVHKNRDEGLPAYATKDNSSISDENKEQNSFFVAESETSAPDYWRESSGDQSQGATSPVPLKKDVENMEKEELQKVLLEQIDFRRRLEQEFHALKGTSPFPVFHNFQDQMKRELAYREEMVQQLQMIPYANIIRKEKISSHLNK